The following are encoded in a window of Chitinophaga sp. H8 genomic DNA:
- a CDS encoding UxaA family hydrolase, translating into MNTYLQIHPKDNVLVALQDLSAGTDIQFNGTAISLSGNIPAKHKFPVSDLQPGDAITMYGVLVGKATQPITKGSPLTTSNVAHDANAFHQKEGNIQWQQPDVSAWKTRTFMGYHRKDGQVGTRNYWLVIPLVFCENRNVNVIKTAFEKGLGFAPTEVYNEQVNDLVEFYKKGDLESISNYSPETVTHTSKRNNIFPNIDGIKFLTHEGGCGGTRQDSDALCALLAGYIHHPNVAGATILSLGCQHAQVSILMESVKKLNPSFDKPVLVFEQQKSSSEFAMLSNAIKDTFMALIAANKITRQPSPLSKLVIGLECGGSDGFSGISANPAVGHTSDMLVALGGTSILSEFPELCGVEQELINRCETTDTSEKFIRIMRAYENQAQSVGSGFYMNPSPGNIKDGLITDAIKSAGAAKKGGTSPVTDVLDYTEYVKKPGLNLLCTPGNDVESTSAEVGSGANIVLFTTGLGTPTGNPIAPVVKLATNTRLAQRMPDIIDIDTGTIISGQHTIAQMGEQILEFVVKSASGEVHTKAEILQQDDFIPWKRGVSL; encoded by the coding sequence ATGAACACTTACTTACAAATACATCCGAAAGATAACGTGCTGGTAGCCCTACAGGACTTATCAGCAGGTACTGATATACAGTTTAATGGCACCGCAATTTCCTTATCGGGTAATATACCTGCCAAACATAAGTTCCCGGTTTCAGATCTTCAACCAGGCGACGCTATTACCATGTATGGCGTTTTGGTAGGTAAGGCCACGCAGCCTATTACCAAAGGCAGCCCGCTCACTACTTCCAATGTGGCACATGATGCCAATGCCTTTCATCAAAAAGAGGGTAATATCCAATGGCAGCAACCTGATGTGAGTGCCTGGAAAACCAGGACCTTTATGGGGTACCATCGTAAAGACGGACAGGTAGGAACGCGCAACTACTGGCTGGTAATACCACTGGTATTTTGTGAGAACAGAAATGTAAATGTGATCAAAACTGCCTTTGAAAAAGGACTGGGATTTGCTCCTACTGAAGTATATAATGAACAGGTAAATGATCTGGTAGAGTTCTATAAAAAAGGGGATCTTGAAAGTATCAGCAACTATTCTCCTGAAACAGTAACGCATACGAGCAAACGTAATAATATATTCCCGAACATTGATGGTATAAAATTTCTTACCCATGAAGGTGGTTGTGGCGGCACCCGTCAGGATTCTGACGCTTTATGTGCACTATTGGCAGGGTATATACACCATCCCAATGTAGCAGGAGCTACTATTCTGAGCCTTGGCTGCCAGCACGCGCAAGTGTCTATATTGATGGAGTCGGTAAAGAAACTGAACCCTTCATTTGACAAGCCGGTACTGGTATTCGAACAGCAGAAAAGCAGTTCTGAGTTTGCCATGTTATCCAATGCCATTAAAGATACCTTTATGGCGCTGATAGCGGCCAATAAAATAACCCGCCAGCCCAGCCCTTTATCTAAACTGGTTATCGGACTGGAATGTGGCGGTTCTGACGGCTTCTCCGGTATCTCTGCAAACCCTGCTGTAGGGCATACTTCCGATATGCTGGTAGCCTTGGGTGGCACCTCCATTTTATCAGAATTCCCTGAGCTGTGTGGTGTAGAACAGGAGTTAATCAATCGGTGTGAAACAACAGATACTTCGGAAAAATTCATCCGCATTATGCGCGCGTATGAAAACCAGGCCCAATCTGTTGGTTCCGGTTTTTATATGAACCCTTCTCCCGGTAATATTAAAGATGGCCTTATCACGGATGCTATTAAATCTGCCGGGGCTGCCAAAAAAGGGGGTACCTCTCCGGTTACGGATGTGCTGGACTATACAGAATATGTTAAAAAACCCGGATTGAACCTGCTGTGTACACCAGGTAACGATGTAGAATCCACTTCTGCAGAGGTAGGATCAGGTGCCAATATTGTTTTATTCACCACAGGCCTGGGTACGCCTACCGGCAATCCGATCGCTCCGGTGGTAAAGCTGGCTACCAATACCAGACTTGCACAACGCATGCCTGATATCATTGATATAGATACCGGTACCATCATCAGCGGACAACACACTATTGCACAAATGGGCGAACAGATCCTGGAATTTGTAGTAAAATCGGCCAGCGGGGAAGTACATACCAAAGCTGAAATTCTTCAACAGGATGACTTTATTCCCTGGAAACGTGGGGTAAGTCTTTAA
- a CDS encoding heparinase II/III domain-containing protein: protein MRKYLILIAILLTCTTFTLRAQEQRNLLAGTFTAAQLKADLLPDTKWVDFPAYDNREAWDKLLPAYKAALISYGESALPYKWQLVPATAYLDYVRTGNRTSMQNIYNANVAHLKGLVLAELAEGKGRFTDQIINGVWAFCEMTTWSLSAHLSAQKKGLGIPDINDPIIDLEVGNTGALLAWVHYFFHDAFDKVNPLIAARIRYEINRQVLTPYYQRDDFWWMAFRNDKFVNNWNVWVNYNVLNCILLIETDPEKRVAGVYKTMRSVDKFINYYKADGGCEEGPAYWESAGGMLYGYLALLFQGTGGKVNKFDHDLVKNIGRYIYRAYINDRYYINFADAAAQLSQPAGLIYTYGKAIGDDQMKGFGSFLAHQQHWDTRVPQETLQATVENLWLAGEIMDYPPAAPLLGDCWLSGTQILAARDKAGTANGFYFAAKGGHNNESHNHNDVGTFMLYYDGKPVFIDIGSEVYTRQTFGPERYTIWTMRSVYHNLPFINGIEQHVGAQFAARNPVYKATPSTVSFSLDLAKAYPDSAGINTWYRAYLLKRGQSFTITDEYNLVENNGKTAVHFMSSCRPHILQPGILRLSGEGFELNMLYPASSAAPVIEDILIKDERLLQSWPPHVYRIIFPLTSQQLKGKMWWKIQSATK from the coding sequence ATGAGAAAGTATTTAATACTTATTGCCATACTGCTCACCTGTACAACCTTTACATTGCGGGCACAGGAGCAGCGCAATCTGTTGGCCGGCACTTTTACCGCTGCTCAGTTGAAAGCAGATTTACTGCCGGATACCAAATGGGTGGATTTTCCGGCTTATGATAACCGGGAAGCCTGGGATAAGTTATTGCCGGCATATAAAGCCGCATTGATCAGCTATGGAGAAAGTGCACTTCCCTATAAGTGGCAGCTGGTGCCGGCCACAGCATACCTTGACTATGTACGTACCGGCAATCGTACCAGTATGCAAAATATTTATAATGCTAATGTTGCTCATTTAAAAGGACTGGTACTGGCAGAACTGGCTGAGGGGAAAGGCCGCTTTACCGATCAGATCATCAATGGGGTATGGGCGTTTTGTGAAATGACAACCTGGTCATTATCTGCACATCTCAGTGCACAAAAGAAGGGGCTGGGTATCCCCGATATAAATGACCCCATTATTGATCTGGAGGTAGGTAATACCGGGGCTTTGCTGGCCTGGGTGCACTACTTCTTCCATGATGCATTTGATAAGGTAAACCCGCTGATTGCTGCCCGTATCCGGTATGAAATTAACCGGCAGGTGTTGACGCCTTATTATCAGCGGGATGATTTCTGGTGGATGGCTTTCAGGAATGACAAGTTTGTGAATAACTGGAATGTATGGGTCAATTATAATGTATTGAATTGCATTTTACTGATAGAAACAGATCCGGAAAAAAGAGTAGCAGGTGTTTATAAAACCATGCGGTCCGTAGACAAGTTCATCAATTACTATAAGGCCGATGGCGGTTGTGAAGAAGGCCCTGCCTATTGGGAGAGCGCCGGCGGTATGTTGTACGGGTATCTGGCATTGTTATTTCAGGGAACCGGTGGTAAGGTTAATAAATTTGATCATGACCTGGTGAAAAATATAGGCAGGTATATTTATCGTGCGTATATCAATGACCGTTACTATATCAACTTCGCAGATGCGGCTGCCCAATTAAGTCAGCCAGCAGGATTAATCTACACTTATGGAAAAGCGATTGGTGATGATCAGATGAAAGGATTTGGCAGTTTCCTGGCACACCAGCAGCACTGGGATACCCGTGTTCCGCAGGAAACGTTGCAGGCTACTGTGGAAAACCTGTGGCTGGCTGGGGAAATAATGGATTATCCCCCGGCAGCCCCTTTACTGGGTGATTGCTGGCTGTCAGGTACACAGATACTGGCAGCACGGGATAAGGCAGGTACTGCAAATGGGTTTTATTTTGCTGCCAAGGGCGGGCATAATAACGAAAGCCACAATCATAATGATGTAGGCACTTTTATGCTTTATTATGATGGCAAACCGGTGTTTATTGATATTGGCAGCGAAGTATATACCCGGCAAACCTTTGGGCCGGAACGTTATACTATCTGGACAATGCGGTCTGTTTATCATAACCTCCCTTTTATTAATGGTATAGAACAGCATGTCGGCGCGCAATTTGCAGCACGTAATCCTGTCTATAAGGCTACCCCATCTACGGTATCCTTTTCGCTCGATCTGGCTAAAGCATATCCCGATAGCGCCGGAATAAATACCTGGTACAGAGCCTACCTGCTGAAAAGAGGACAATCATTTACCATTACAGATGAGTACAACCTGGTGGAGAATAACGGGAAAACCGCAGTGCATTTTATGAGTAGTTGCCGGCCCCATATTCTTCAACCTGGAATACTGCGTTTAAGTGGAGAAGGGTTTGAATTAAATATGCTGTATCCCGCAAGTAGTGCGGCGCCTGTTATAGAAGATATATTAATCAAAGATGAGCGGCTGCTGCAGTCGTGGCCCCCGCATGTATACAGGATCATATTTCCCCTGACCAGCCAACAGCTGAAAGGCAAAATGTGGTGGAAGATCCAATCAGCAACTAAGTAA
- a CDS encoding DUF2264 domain-containing protein, which translates to MERRNFIKIAPLAGLAGVITPGRVLSGTSSPLPTATSLMEHDRQYWTQLLVRICSPVIENMSRGTLKKNLPLELGKGYGLDVKQVTYLEAFGRTISGMAPWLALPDDVTAEGRTRKRLREQVLQGIVNGVDPGSPDYLNFRTEAQPLVDAAFLCHAFLRAPDALWHPLDHVTKERVIKELRELRRIKPGYNNWLLFAAIIETFFLFINEDWEPMRTMVAIQKMKEWYAGDGWYSDGAQFSMDYYNGYVIHPMLTDILKVLMDKGKGTKADYEQAIRRMQRFAALQERMIAPDGTYPALGRSMTYRTAAFQPLVQLALQHQLPEELSPAQVRCALTAVMKRVYEMKGTFDGKGWLQLGICGHQPEVADTYTSTGSLYLCTSGFLALGLPPEDPFWSAPPEEWTAQKLWSGKPIRKDYHVSY; encoded by the coding sequence TTGGAACGTAGAAACTTTATTAAGATAGCACCGCTGGCGGGTTTGGCCGGCGTTATTACTCCGGGGCGGGTACTGTCAGGTACCTCATCACCGTTGCCAACTGCCACCTCCTTGATGGAGCATGACAGGCAGTACTGGACACAGTTACTAGTCAGGATCTGCAGTCCGGTTATTGAAAATATGAGCCGGGGTACTCTAAAAAAGAATCTGCCATTGGAATTGGGAAAAGGATATGGACTGGACGTAAAGCAGGTGACTTATCTGGAAGCTTTTGGACGGACCATTTCGGGAATGGCACCGTGGCTGGCCTTACCTGATGACGTTACCGCAGAAGGCAGAACAAGGAAACGGCTGCGGGAACAGGTGCTGCAAGGTATTGTAAATGGTGTAGATCCGGGATCGCCGGACTATCTCAATTTTCGTACGGAAGCACAGCCTTTGGTAGATGCGGCGTTTTTATGTCATGCTTTTTTAAGGGCGCCGGATGCTTTATGGCATCCGCTGGATCATGTTACAAAGGAACGCGTAATAAAAGAGCTGAGAGAACTACGGCGTATTAAGCCTGGCTATAACAACTGGTTACTGTTTGCCGCTATCATTGAAACCTTCTTTTTGTTTATCAATGAAGACTGGGAACCGATGCGTACCATGGTGGCCATTCAGAAAATGAAGGAATGGTATGCCGGCGATGGCTGGTATAGTGATGGTGCACAATTTTCAATGGATTATTATAATGGTTATGTCATCCATCCTATGTTGACAGATATCCTGAAAGTATTGATGGATAAAGGGAAGGGGACTAAGGCGGATTATGAGCAGGCAATCAGGAGGATGCAACGTTTTGCTGCATTGCAGGAACGCATGATTGCTCCTGATGGTACTTACCCTGCATTAGGGAGGTCTATGACTTACCGTACCGCTGCATTTCAACCGCTAGTCCAGCTGGCATTGCAACATCAGTTACCGGAAGAACTATCGCCTGCACAGGTACGTTGTGCACTTACCGCTGTGATGAAACGGGTATATGAAATGAAAGGAACCTTTGACGGAAAAGGATGGCTGCAGCTGGGTATTTGCGGGCATCAGCCGGAAGTAGCGGATACCTATACTTCTACCGGCAGCCTTTATTTATGTACCAGCGGTTTTCTGGCGTTAGGATTACCCCCGGAAGATCCCTTCTGGTCTGCCCCGCCGGAAGAAT